CAGAGGCTTCCAGCGAATTCCGCGACGGCTTTCCCTTCGTCGGCGGCGCGACCTGGCTGGATCTGCTCAACACCACGCCGGCCGGCGAAACCGGCCCCGAGGAGCTGATCGATGGCCCAGAGCGGGCATTGGCCTGGCTGAGAGCAGCCGGGCTCGGCGATGCGGCCGGAGATGCAGACGAGGCAATGGCCGATCTGCGCGCCCTGCGTGCGGAACTGCGGCCGGTCTTTGAGAGGCTCGAGGCAGGCCAGCCGCTGTCCGATGCCATTCTGACGTCAGTCAACCGCCGGCTGGCCGGTCTCAACGGCCACCATGTCCTGCAGCGTGGGGAACAGGGACCAACGCTCGGAATGGCGTTCGATCCCGCCGGGCCCGCCGCACTGATCGCACTCGATCTCGCGCGTTTCGTCTGCGAGGCCGAGCCGGCACGGCTGAAGCGCTGCGCCGCCGATCATTGCACGCTCGTCTTCTACGATCGCGGCCGCAACAACACCCGGCGCTGGTGCACGATGAGCCTCTGCGGCAACCGCGACAAGGTCGCCCGCTTCCGCGCCAGGCGCGCCATACGTTGAAGCTGGGTCCGATCGGGTTGAATCAACCTGATCGGATCCGGCTCTTACCTTGGGTCTGGAGGGGCGCAGCCGGAAAGGCCGCGCCGCCGTGCCTCAGCCTGCTACGCCGACGAAATCGACCAGCAGCTTGACGTTGAGCGCCGCAATCACCACCGCGATCAGATAGGCGAAGGCGACGAGCCAGCGCGGCGCGACGAGCTCGCCCATCTTGGCCTTGTCGGCGGTGAACATCACCAGCGGGAAGACGGCGAAGGAGAGCTGCAGGGAGAGCACGACCTGGGTCAGGATCAGGAGGCGCGCCGTGCCGGAATCGCCGTACCAGATCGTCACCGCCGCCGCCGGTATGATGGCGATGCCCCGCGTGATCAGCCGGCGCAGCCACGGTGCCAGCCTGATCTTCAGGAAGCCTTCCATCACGATCTGGCCGGCGAGCGTCGCCGTCACCGTCGAGTTGATGCCGCAGCAGAGCAGCGCGATGCCGAACAGGGTCGGCGCGATCGCCACGCCGAGCAGCGGGCCAAGCAGCTTGTGCGCATCGCCGAGCTCGGCGACCTCGGTCTGGCCGGTCTTGTAGAACGTCGCCGCCGCCAGGATCAGGATCGAGGCGTTGATCAGGAGCGCGAACATCAGCGCGACCGTCGAATCGATCGTCGCGAATTTCAGCGCCTGGCGCTTCTCCGGCAGGGTTTCGCCATAGGCGCGCGTCTGCACGATGCCCGAGTGCAGATAGAGGTTATGCGGCATCACCGTCGCGCCGAGGATGCCGAGCGCCAGATAGAGCATCTCCGGATTGGTGACGATCTCGGTGGTCGGCGCAAAGCCGCGGATCACCTGCCCCCAGTTCGGATCGGCGAGCGCGATCTGGATGGCAAAGCAGACCGCGATCACGCCGAGCAGCGTGATGATCAGCGCCTCGACCCAGCGGAAGCCGAGCCGCTGCAGATAGAGGATCAGGAAGACGTCGAGCGCCGTGATGATGACGCCGAGCTCGAGCGGGATGCCGAAGATCAGGTTGAGGCCGATCGCGGTGCCGATCACCTCGGCGATGTCGGTGGCGATGATCGCGGTCTCGGCGAGGAACCAGAGCAGATAGGCGACGGGCTTGGGGAAGGCGTCGCGGCAGGCCTGGGCGAGGTCGCGGCCGGAAGCGATGGCGAGCCGCGCGCAGAGCGACTGCAGCACGATCGCCATGATGTTGGAGACCAGCGCGACGACGAGCAGCGTGTAGCCGAACTTGGAGCCGCCGGCGATCGAGGTCGCCCAGTTGCCGGGATCCATATAGCCGACAGCAACGAGATAGCCCGGCCCGACGAAGGCAGCGGCACGGCGCCAGCCTGGTCCCGAGTTACGCACCGCGATCGAGCGATGGACATCGGCCAGCGAGGCCTCGCCCCGCTCGCTGCGCCAGCCTGCGGGCAACTTCTCGACCCGAGCGTCCATGCTTGATCCAAATCCTGCTCTTGCAATGCATTCGCAGGATAAAGAATTGCAAACGGTTCGCAAGAGCGAAAACCTTGCTCGACATGCGTCTCGATGCCGGCTCTGTCCAAGCAAACGCATGACCGGCGACGGAGCGTCGTCGCAGCTTTCGGTGCGAGCCTGGGCCTTGAGTGCCTTCCCGCCCTTTTTCCGCTGCGATTGCCGTGCTACTGCGCCCCATCGCGGCTCGGGCCCGCTTGAAGAGAATCGCATACCGGCATGCCTTCGCTCCGCAGGATCCTCGCCCTCGCCGCCGTCTCCGGCGCAGCGCTCGCACTGGCCGTCCCCGCCAAGGCCGACCGCATCCGCAATCCGACGGCGGTCTTCGCCGGACTCGACAAGATCACCGGCCGGATCATCTCCTTCGAGGTGGCGATCGACGAGACCGTGCAGTTCGGCGCGCTGCAGATCACGCCGCGCATCTGCTGGACCCGGCCGCCGACCGAGGCGCCGCAGACGACCTCCTTCACCGAGGTCGACGAGGTCACCTTCAACAACGAGTACCGGCGCATCTTCACCGGCTGGATGTATGCGTCCAGCCCCGGCCTGCATGGCGTCGAGCACGCGATCTACGACGTCTGGCTGACCGACTGCAAAGGCGGCACCGAGCTGGTGGTCGATCCGAAGGAGCCGGAGACCGCGCCCCCGCCTCTCACTCCCGAGCAGCGCCGCCCGGCCCGTCCGGCCCAGCAGACGCCGCCGCAGAACCAGCGCATCGATGTCGCCCCGCCGCAGGGCGTGCCGGTGCAGCCGCGCCAGACGCCGTCGCAGCGCTTCTTCCCGACCAATCCTGCGCCCGGGCGCGACCCGGCCGGCAACAACTGACCATGGCGCGGGTCACCGGCATTGGTGGCCTGTTCTTCCGCAGTCGCGACCCGCAGGCCCTGTCGGCCTGGTACGAGCTTCATCTCGGCATCGCGAACATGAGCAAGGCGGTCTGGCGTCAGGACGCCGGCCCGACCATCTTCGGCCCCTTCGCTGCAAAGACGGACTATTTCGGCAGGCCGGACCAGCAATGGATGGTCAATTTCCGCGTCGACGATCTTGATGCGATGATGGCTTCGCTCCGCGCCGCTGGCATTGCGGTCGAGACCCGCCCGGAATGGGATTCGGAAGTCGGCCGCTTCTGCCGCATCCACGATCCCGAGGGCAATCCGATCGAGCTCTGGGAGCCCTCGCCGATGGCAAGCGGCGGACAGGCGACCTGATCGGCTCTCAGCCGGAGAGTTCCGCGAGCGCCTCGCCCCCGGTGACCGCCTGCCCGGCGGGCCAGGCCCACCAGTCGCCATCGGCTGCGACCGCCGCGTCGAGCAGTTCGCGATAGGCCTCGCGCGGGACCTCGCGCGTGCCGAACTGGGAGAGATGCGCGGTCTGGAACTGGGTATCGAGCAATCGGTAGCCGCCGCGCCGGAGCCGGGCGATGAGATGCACCAGCGCCACCTTCGAGGCGTCGGTCTCGCGGTGGAACATGCTCTCGCCAAAGAAGGCGCCACCCAGCGACAGGCCATAGAGCCCCCCGGCCAGCCTGCCCTCGCGCCAGCACTCGACAGTGTGGACATAGCCGAGATGGAACAGCTCGCCATATAGCGCCCGGATACGGCCATTGATCCAGGTCTCGGCCCGGTCCGGCCGGCTTTCAGCGCAGGCCGCGATCACACGGGCGAAGTCGTGATCGATCCGGATCTCGAAACGATCGGAGCGGACAGTGCGCGCCAACCGGCCCGGCAGATGGAAGGCGTCGAGCGGGATGATGCCGCGGATTTCCGGCTCGACCCAGAACAGGCCGGGATCGTCGGCGCTCTCCGCCATCGGGAAGACGCCGGCCGCATAGGCGCGCAGCAGGATCTCCGGCGTGATCGCCGGCGCGCGCGCGGGTGTGGAACGGGCCTTCATGCGGCGATGGGAGCGCGGGTCGGCGGTTGAGTCAAACGTTGACCGTCATTCTCGGGCGAAGCGAAGCGCAGACCCGAGAATCTCAGGACGAGAAGGCGCCGATCAGCCCCCCTTCCGGCAAGAGATGCTCGGGTCAAGCCCGAGCATGACGGTGTGTGCCAGGCTCACGCCTCGCCCGGCTGATCCATGCCGCCATTGGCCAGGAATTTCTCCAGCCAGTGGATGTTGTAGTCGCCGTTCAGGATGTCCGGGTTGCGCACCAGCGTGCGGAACAGCGGCAGCGTGGTATCGACGCCGTCGACGACGAACTCGTCGAGCGAACGGCGCAGACGCATCAGGCATTCTGCCCGGTTGCGGCCATGCACGATCAGCTTGCCGACCAGCGAGTCGTAATGCGGCGGGATGACATAACCCTGATAGGCCGCCGAATCGACGCGCACGCCGAGCCCGCCTGGCGTGTGGAACGAGGCGATCTTGCCCGGCGAGGGCCGGAAGGTCGCGTGATGCTCGGCATTGACGCGGCATTCGATGGCATGGCCCTCGATGACGACGTCCTTCTGGCTGATCGAGAGCGGCGCACCCGCGGCGATCCGGATCTGCTCATTGACGAGGTCGATCCCGGTGATCATCTCGGTGACCGGATGCTCGACCTGGATGCGGGTGTTCATCTCGATGAAGTAGAATTCGCCGTCCTCGTAGAGGAACTCGATCGTGCCGGCGCCGAGATAGCCCATATCGGCCATCGCCTTGGCGCAGACATTGCCAATCTTGTCGCGTTCGCCGGCGTTGAGAGCCGGGGACGGCCCCTCCTCCCAGACCTTCTGGTGGCGGCGCTGCAGCGAGCAGTCACGCTCGCCGAGATGGATCGCCCGGCCCTTGCCGTCGCCGAGCACCTGGATTTCGATATGGCGCGGCTTTTCGAGGTATTTCTCGATGTAGACGGCATCATCGCCGAAATTGGCCTTGGCTTCGCTGCGGGCCGTGGCGAGCGCGACGGAGACCTCGTCCTCGCTGCGCACGACCTTCATGCCCTTGCCGCCGCCGCCGGATGCCGCCTTGATGATGACGGGCAGGCCGATCTCTCTGATGATGCGCAGCGCCTCCTCGTCATCGGCGACGCCGCCCTCGGAGCCCGGCACGCAGGGGATGCCGAGGCGCTTGGCGGTGCGCTTGGCCTCGATCTTGTCGCCCATGCTGCGGATATGCTCGGCCTTGGGGCCGATGAAGGCGATGTTGTGCCGCTCGAGGATCTCGGCGAAGCGGGCGTTCTCGGACAGGAAGCCGTAGCCGGGGTGGACCGCATCGGCGCCGGTGATCTCGCAGGCGGCGATCAGGGCCGGGATGTTGAGATAGCTCTCGCGCGCCGGCGGCGGGCCGATACAGACGCTCTCGTCGGCGAGGCGCACATGCATGGCGTTGGCGTCGGCGGTCGAGTGGACCGCCACCGTCGCGATGCCGAGTTCCTTGGCGGCCCGCAGCACCCGCAGCGCGATCTCGCCGCGATTGGCGATCAGGATCTTGTCGAACATCTTGAGCCCGCTCCCGCCCGGATGAATCCTCACTCGATCACCAGCAGGGGCTCGCCGTATTCGACCGGCTGGCCGTCCTCGACCAGGATGGCGACGACCTTGCCGGCGCGCGGGGCGACGATGTCGTTGAAGGTCTTCATGGCTTCGACGAGCAGCACGCGCTCCCCGGCCTTCACCTCCTGGCCGATCTCGATGAACGGCTTGGCCTCCGGCGAGGGCCGGCGATAGGCGGTGCCGACCATCGGCGAGTTGACCGTGCCGGGATGGGCAGCGGCTGCCTTGGCGTCGGCCGGAGCGGCAACGGCGGCCGCCACAGGCGCAGGGGCATAGGCCGGCGCAGCCGCGACCGGCGCCATCACCGTCGCCGTGATGGTACGGGCGACGCGGATGCGCAGGTCGCCCTTCTGCACCTCGATCTCGGTCAGATCGGTCTCGTTGATCAGTTGCGCCATCTCGCGCACGAGTTCGGGATCGATGGGGCTCTTGGTCGCCATGGCGGATTTCACCGTCTTCGTGAGCTCGATTGGGCGGGACGG
This genomic interval from Bosea sp. 29B contains the following:
- a CDS encoding VOC family protein, producing the protein MARVTGIGGLFFRSRDPQALSAWYELHLGIANMSKAVWRQDAGPTIFGPFAAKTDYFGRPDQQWMVNFRVDDLDAMMASLRAAGIAVETRPEWDSEVGRFCRIHDPEGNPIELWEPSPMASGGQAT
- a CDS encoding CGNR zinc finger domain-containing protein, which produces MASATEASSEFRDGFPFVGGATWLDLLNTTPAGETGPEELIDGPERALAWLRAAGLGDAAGDADEAMADLRALRAELRPVFERLEAGQPLSDAILTSVNRRLAGLNGHHVLQRGEQGPTLGMAFDPAGPAALIALDLARFVCEAEPARLKRCAADHCTLVFYDRGRNNTRRWCTMSLCGNRDKVARFRARRAIR
- the accB gene encoding acetyl-CoA carboxylase biotin carboxyl carrier protein, which translates into the protein MATKSPIDPELVREMAQLINETDLTEIEVQKGDLRIRVARTITATVMAPVAAAPAYAPAPVAAAVAAPADAKAAAAHPGTVNSPMVGTAYRRPSPEAKPFIEIGQEVKAGERVLLVEAMKTFNDIVAPRAGKVVAILVEDGQPVEYGEPLLVIE
- the aat gene encoding leucyl/phenylalanyl-tRNA--protein transferase; translation: MKARSTPARAPAITPEILLRAYAAGVFPMAESADDPGLFWVEPEIRGIIPLDAFHLPGRLARTVRSDRFEIRIDHDFARVIAACAESRPDRAETWINGRIRALYGELFHLGYVHTVECWREGRLAGGLYGLSLGGAFFGESMFHRETDASKVALVHLIARLRRGGYRLLDTQFQTAHLSQFGTREVPREAYRELLDAAVAADGDWWAWPAGQAVTGGEALAELSG
- a CDS encoding DUF2155 domain-containing protein, whose protein sequence is MPSLRRILALAAVSGAALALAVPAKADRIRNPTAVFAGLDKITGRIISFEVAIDETVQFGALQITPRICWTRPPTEAPQTTSFTEVDEVTFNNEYRRIFTGWMYASSPGLHGVEHAIYDVWLTDCKGGTELVVDPKEPETAPPPLTPEQRRPARPAQQTPPQNQRIDVAPPQGVPVQPRQTPSQRFFPTNPAPGRDPAGNN
- a CDS encoding Nramp family divalent metal transporter codes for the protein MDARVEKLPAGWRSERGEASLADVHRSIAVRNSGPGWRRAAAFVGPGYLVAVGYMDPGNWATSIAGGSKFGYTLLVVALVSNIMAIVLQSLCARLAIASGRDLAQACRDAFPKPVAYLLWFLAETAIIATDIAEVIGTAIGLNLIFGIPLELGVIITALDVFLILYLQRLGFRWVEALIITLLGVIAVCFAIQIALADPNWGQVIRGFAPTTEIVTNPEMLYLALGILGATVMPHNLYLHSGIVQTRAYGETLPEKRQALKFATIDSTVALMFALLINASILILAAATFYKTGQTEVAELGDAHKLLGPLLGVAIAPTLFGIALLCCGINSTVTATLAGQIVMEGFLKIRLAPWLRRLITRGIAIIPAAAVTIWYGDSGTARLLILTQVVLSLQLSFAVFPLVMFTADKAKMGELVAPRWLVAFAYLIAVVIAALNVKLLVDFVGVAG
- the accC gene encoding acetyl-CoA carboxylase biotin carboxylase subunit; translated protein: MFDKILIANRGEIALRVLRAAKELGIATVAVHSTADANAMHVRLADESVCIGPPPARESYLNIPALIAACEITGADAVHPGYGFLSENARFAEILERHNIAFIGPKAEHIRSMGDKIEAKRTAKRLGIPCVPGSEGGVADDEEALRIIREIGLPVIIKAASGGGGKGMKVVRSEDEVSVALATARSEAKANFGDDAVYIEKYLEKPRHIEIQVLGDGKGRAIHLGERDCSLQRRHQKVWEEGPSPALNAGERDKIGNVCAKAMADMGYLGAGTIEFLYEDGEFYFIEMNTRIQVEHPVTEMITGIDLVNEQIRIAAGAPLSISQKDVVIEGHAIECRVNAEHHATFRPSPGKIASFHTPGGLGVRVDSAAYQGYVIPPHYDSLVGKLIVHGRNRAECLMRLRRSLDEFVVDGVDTTLPLFRTLVRNPDILNGDYNIHWLEKFLANGGMDQPGEA